One Vespa velutina chromosome 19, iVesVel2.1, whole genome shotgun sequence DNA segment encodes these proteins:
- the LOC124955667 gene encoding vesicular integral-membrane protein VIP36 produces the protein MCVTLIYILIVSILKSTGAEWNTKDYMKREHSLIRPYQGSGMTIPYWDFMGSTMVTNNYVRLTPDLQSKQGAIWNSVACFVRNWELQVHFKVHGKEKDLFGDGFAIWYAKQRMKHGPVFGNMDYFQGLAIILDTYSNHNGPHNHQHPYVSAMVNNGSLHYDHDRDGTHTQLAGCEAKFRNLDHDSHIAIRYEKDILTVSTDIANKAAWKECFSVKGIKLPTGYYFGISATTGDLSDNHDILSIRLFELDLPDDPKDHEDRSTILPSAAFFESPRERVDDPKQTPLSGIKMFLLMLVGVLALIACVVIGIMLYQKHQENSRKRFY, from the exons atgTGTGTAACTTTAATTTACATCTTAATCGTGAGTATTTTAAAATCTACCGGTGCAGAATGGAATACAAAGGATTATATGAAACGAGAACATTCTTTAATACGCCCTTATCAAG gtTCTGGTATGACAATTCCTTATTGGGATTTTATGGGTAGTACAATGGTTACAAATAACTATGTAAGGTTGACACCAGATTTACAAAGTAAACAAGGAGCAATATGGAACTCCgtt GCTTGTTTTGTCAGGAACTGGGAACTCCAAGTACATTTTAAGGTacatggaaaagaaaaggatttattTGGAGATGGTTTTGCTATTTGGTATGCTAAACAACGTATGAAACATGGTCCTGTTTTTGGAAATATGGATTATTTTCAAGGGTTAGCAATAATACTCGATACATACAGCAATCACAATGGTCCTcacaat CATCAACATCCTTATGTTTCAGCTATGGTAAATAATGGCTCTTTGCATTATGATCATGATCGTGATGGAACACATACACAACTTGCAGGATGTGAAGCAAAATTCAGAAATCTTGATCATGATTCACATATAGCAATAAGAtacgaaaaagatattttaactg TTTCTACGGATATAGCCAACAAAGCAGCTTGGAAGGAATGTTTTTCTGTGAAGGGTATTAAATTACCTACAGGCTATTACTTTGGTATCTCTGCAACAACAGGAGATCTAAGTGATAACCATGACATTTTATCGATTCGTCTATTCGAATTAGATTTACCAGATGAT ccAAAAGATCATGAGGACAGATCTACTATTTTACCATCTGCAGCTTTCTTTGAATCCCCACGTG AACGTGTGGATGATCCAAAACAAACTCCTTTAAGTGGTATAAAAATGTTCCTCTTAATGCTTGTGGGAGTATTAGCATTAATCGCTTGTGTTGTGATAGGGATTATGTTATATCAAAAACATCAGGAAAATAGTCGAAAGcgtttttattga
- the LOC124955662 gene encoding wolframin isoform X1, with amino-acid sequence MAGIMPLSGRPGRKQWTLHGDGIRGSLRRLRSQMAEDGCPESQVVLAKQLLDERCDLEVDKEENAKLGVYWLTKASEQGNLEATEILKQCLATGRGITEHNYYDVKNCLDMTQDEKLAKKAAREMFTSLSNGEDFITTEQLQRCMRDVISPSSSRFSNCQSPKSPSNTSDEKLNDALSNKFTRNGLPEDNTSIKEESKIHNVTYDWMGHQSEKITEAALVSAATSYAHGMLPMVSRSLCMVDSPEMELAAIPLLQRPFIYPLASLKCFYIWLIEIIGHKSRPIIKVLFTSNIHILLLLLLYSLFGTESLILFIPMALYYLSFIVMVISTFQMLHRKRKLNNFRVWSRLFLSYSGGNLNPEEAEYQFCCNNLKPYGHFFLALLLNLIIYPVITHQWTPQSEFTIISVTLTLVTLLNFMWNNSSNFPDLLALFSFGVHVLAKYPYETDIVVAQGWRFLDIRVPTFASYVVGNGIEFCLNFRVVFYLLIPAVFCKMAARENWRGTYKTLIPHCVTLSWWQIAIFSSQSATWYGLIRGALALVGMVLFLPIAGLASIILPIIAAAKYLSESDLAMRIIVTAILGGLPFIASWYIRRLRTPRFNWIITVVQLVLGTSAAIFLSWQVITEYKEDSDNNSYEIAATLSWEQYQNHCHQPAWEDISSKAQVQIECAHLEGIPISWEGYVTNVRLKSIKNNIGTILRMLPDSIRTTFSCTYGEPYKENCDSYDEIRRKNCEHFVNIQKKRHKCHFPEWDQYEFEIFVKMKSGIWRSNAEIVLIADHSFTNFSLNIYPRDKIWFSGTLSNTGLEKESLLGGGKPHIELDEISCLACHSADLKSFKRHKYHITLSSIVNNFWLGIKTVLNFLLNPIVLFK; translated from the exons ATGGCTGGCATTATGCCTTTATCAGGAAGACCCGGTAGAAAACAATGGACGTTACACGGTG ATGGAATACGTGGTTCTCTTAGACGATTACGATCTCAAATGGCCGAGGATGGATGCCCAGAATCTCAAGTAGTTTTAGCCAAACAACTTTTAGACGAAAGATGTG atttgGAAgttgataaagaagaaaatgcaaaATTGGGTGTTTATTGGTTGACTAAAGCCTCGGAGCAAGGAAATTTGGAAGCAACGGAAATTCTTAAACAATGTTTAGCTACAGGTCGTGGAATCACGGAACATAATTACTATGATGTCAAAAATTGTTTGGATATGACACAAGATGAAAAATTAGCTAAAAAAGCTGCAAGGGAAATGTTTACTAG TTTATCAAATGGTGAGGATTTTATTACAACGGAACAACTACAAAGATGTATGAGGGATGTAATATCTCCATCTAGTAGTAGATTCAGTAATTGTCAGTCACCTAAGTCACCATCTAATACTTCAGATGAGAAACTAAATGATGCTTTAAGTAATAAGTTTACTAGAAATGGGCTTCCTGAAGATAATACATCtataaaagaggaaagtaaAATACACAATGTAACTTATG ACTGGATGGGTCAtcaaagtgaaaaaataaCTGAAGCAGCTTTAGTATCAGCAGCTACAAGCTATGCTCATGGAATGCTCCCGATGGTTTCTCGTTCATTGTGTATGGTAGATTCACCTGAAATGGAATTAGCTGCTATTCCTCTTTTACAAAGACCATTCATTTATCCGTTAGCATCCTTAAAGTGTTTCTATATTTggttaatagaaataataggcCATAAAAGTAGACCGATTATAAAAGTTCTTTTCACatcaaacatacatatacttcTATTACTTTTGTTGTATTCTTTGTTTGGAACAGAAAGTTTAATACTTTTCATTCCAATGGCGCTCTATTATCTGTCTTTTATTGTAATGGTTATTTCTACCTTCCAGATGTTACACAGAAAGcgtaaattgaataatttccgTGTATGGTCACGCTTATTCCTCAGTTATTCAGGTGGTAATCTAAATCCTGAGGAGGCAGAGTATCAATTTTGTTGCAATAACTTAAAGCCCTATGgtcatttctttcttgctttatTGCTCAATCTAATAATTTATCCTGTGATAACTCATCAGTGGACACCACAATCTGAATTCACTATTATTTCTGTTACATTAACATTAGTGACATTACTCAATTTTATGTGGAATAATTCATCGAATTTTCCTGATCTTTTAGCTCTCTTTAGTTTTGGCGTGCATGTACTTGCAAAATATCCTTATGAAACAGATATTGTTGTTGCGCAAGGTTGGAGATTCCTCGATATAAGAGTACCTACATTTGCTTCCTATGTTGTTGGTAATGGCATTGAATTCTGTCTCAATTTTCGTGTTGTTTTCTATTTGTTGATACCAGCAGTTTTCTGTAAAATGGCTGCTAGAGAAAATTGGCGTGGCACATATAAAACTTTAATTCCTCATTGTGTCACCCTAAGCTGGTGGCAAATAGCAATATTTAGTTCACAAAGTGCGACATGGTATGGTTTAATTAGGGGTGCTCTTGCATTAGTCGGTATGGTACTTTTTCTGCCAATTGCTGGTTTAGCTTCCATTATTTTGCCAATTATAGCAGCTGCAAAGTATTTATCAGAAAGTGATTTGGCAATGAGAATAATTGTGACTGCCATACTTGGAGGATTACCATTCATTGCTTCTTGGTACATAAGGAGATTAAGAACTCCAAGATTTAATTGGATCATTACCGTTGTGCAg CTCGTTTTAGGCACAAGCGCtgctatatttttatcatggCAAGTGATAACagaatataaagaagattCGGATAACAATTCATATGAAATTGCAGCTACATTATCGTGGGAGCAATACCAAAATCATTGTCATCAACCTGCGTGGGAAGATATATCATCAAAGGCGCAAGTACAAATTGAATGTGCTCATTTAGAAGGCATTCCAATCTCATGGGAAGGTTATGTAACAAATGTTCggttaaaatcaattaaaaacaatattggTACAATATTACGTATGCTACCTGACAGTATTAGAACTACATTCAGCTGTACATATGGTGAAccgtataaagaaaattgtgaTTCGTACGATGAAATACGTAGGAAAAATTGTGAACACTTtgtaaatattcaaaagaaaaggCATAAGTGTCATTTTCCTGAATGGGATCAAtatgaatttgaaatttttgtcAAAATGAAAAGTGGTATATGGAGAAGCAATGCAGAAATTGTGCTCATTGCAGATCACTCATTTACCAATTttagtttaaatatatatccacGTGATAAAATTTGGTTTTCTGGCACACTATCAAACACAGGTTTAGAAAAGGAATCTTTACTTGGTGGTGGGAAACCGCATATTGAATTAGATGAGATTAGTTGTTTAGCCTGTCATTCTGCTGACCTCAAGTCTTTTAAACGACACAAATATCACATAACATTAAGTTCGATAGTGAATAATTTCTGGCTTGGTATAAAGACTGTTCTTAATTTTCTACTAAATCCTATTGTTTTATTCAAGTAA
- the LOC124955662 gene encoding wolframin isoform X2: MGRPGRKQWTLHGDGIRGSLRRLRSQMAEDGCPESQVVLAKQLLDERCDLEVDKEENAKLGVYWLTKASEQGNLEATEILKQCLATGRGITEHNYYDVKNCLDMTQDEKLAKKAAREMFTSLSNGEDFITTEQLQRCMRDVISPSSSRFSNCQSPKSPSNTSDEKLNDALSNKFTRNGLPEDNTSIKEESKIHNVTYDWMGHQSEKITEAALVSAATSYAHGMLPMVSRSLCMVDSPEMELAAIPLLQRPFIYPLASLKCFYIWLIEIIGHKSRPIIKVLFTSNIHILLLLLLYSLFGTESLILFIPMALYYLSFIVMVISTFQMLHRKRKLNNFRVWSRLFLSYSGGNLNPEEAEYQFCCNNLKPYGHFFLALLLNLIIYPVITHQWTPQSEFTIISVTLTLVTLLNFMWNNSSNFPDLLALFSFGVHVLAKYPYETDIVVAQGWRFLDIRVPTFASYVVGNGIEFCLNFRVVFYLLIPAVFCKMAARENWRGTYKTLIPHCVTLSWWQIAIFSSQSATWYGLIRGALALVGMVLFLPIAGLASIILPIIAAAKYLSESDLAMRIIVTAILGGLPFIASWYIRRLRTPRFNWIITVVQLVLGTSAAIFLSWQVITEYKEDSDNNSYEIAATLSWEQYQNHCHQPAWEDISSKAQVQIECAHLEGIPISWEGYVTNVRLKSIKNNIGTILRMLPDSIRTTFSCTYGEPYKENCDSYDEIRRKNCEHFVNIQKKRHKCHFPEWDQYEFEIFVKMKSGIWRSNAEIVLIADHSFTNFSLNIYPRDKIWFSGTLSNTGLEKESLLGGGKPHIELDEISCLACHSADLKSFKRHKYHITLSSIVNNFWLGIKTVLNFLLNPIVLFK; this comes from the exons ATgg GAAGACCCGGTAGAAAACAATGGACGTTACACGGTG ATGGAATACGTGGTTCTCTTAGACGATTACGATCTCAAATGGCCGAGGATGGATGCCCAGAATCTCAAGTAGTTTTAGCCAAACAACTTTTAGACGAAAGATGTG atttgGAAgttgataaagaagaaaatgcaaaATTGGGTGTTTATTGGTTGACTAAAGCCTCGGAGCAAGGAAATTTGGAAGCAACGGAAATTCTTAAACAATGTTTAGCTACAGGTCGTGGAATCACGGAACATAATTACTATGATGTCAAAAATTGTTTGGATATGACACAAGATGAAAAATTAGCTAAAAAAGCTGCAAGGGAAATGTTTACTAG TTTATCAAATGGTGAGGATTTTATTACAACGGAACAACTACAAAGATGTATGAGGGATGTAATATCTCCATCTAGTAGTAGATTCAGTAATTGTCAGTCACCTAAGTCACCATCTAATACTTCAGATGAGAAACTAAATGATGCTTTAAGTAATAAGTTTACTAGAAATGGGCTTCCTGAAGATAATACATCtataaaagaggaaagtaaAATACACAATGTAACTTATG ACTGGATGGGTCAtcaaagtgaaaaaataaCTGAAGCAGCTTTAGTATCAGCAGCTACAAGCTATGCTCATGGAATGCTCCCGATGGTTTCTCGTTCATTGTGTATGGTAGATTCACCTGAAATGGAATTAGCTGCTATTCCTCTTTTACAAAGACCATTCATTTATCCGTTAGCATCCTTAAAGTGTTTCTATATTTggttaatagaaataataggcCATAAAAGTAGACCGATTATAAAAGTTCTTTTCACatcaaacatacatatacttcTATTACTTTTGTTGTATTCTTTGTTTGGAACAGAAAGTTTAATACTTTTCATTCCAATGGCGCTCTATTATCTGTCTTTTATTGTAATGGTTATTTCTACCTTCCAGATGTTACACAGAAAGcgtaaattgaataatttccgTGTATGGTCACGCTTATTCCTCAGTTATTCAGGTGGTAATCTAAATCCTGAGGAGGCAGAGTATCAATTTTGTTGCAATAACTTAAAGCCCTATGgtcatttctttcttgctttatTGCTCAATCTAATAATTTATCCTGTGATAACTCATCAGTGGACACCACAATCTGAATTCACTATTATTTCTGTTACATTAACATTAGTGACATTACTCAATTTTATGTGGAATAATTCATCGAATTTTCCTGATCTTTTAGCTCTCTTTAGTTTTGGCGTGCATGTACTTGCAAAATATCCTTATGAAACAGATATTGTTGTTGCGCAAGGTTGGAGATTCCTCGATATAAGAGTACCTACATTTGCTTCCTATGTTGTTGGTAATGGCATTGAATTCTGTCTCAATTTTCGTGTTGTTTTCTATTTGTTGATACCAGCAGTTTTCTGTAAAATGGCTGCTAGAGAAAATTGGCGTGGCACATATAAAACTTTAATTCCTCATTGTGTCACCCTAAGCTGGTGGCAAATAGCAATATTTAGTTCACAAAGTGCGACATGGTATGGTTTAATTAGGGGTGCTCTTGCATTAGTCGGTATGGTACTTTTTCTGCCAATTGCTGGTTTAGCTTCCATTATTTTGCCAATTATAGCAGCTGCAAAGTATTTATCAGAAAGTGATTTGGCAATGAGAATAATTGTGACTGCCATACTTGGAGGATTACCATTCATTGCTTCTTGGTACATAAGGAGATTAAGAACTCCAAGATTTAATTGGATCATTACCGTTGTGCAg CTCGTTTTAGGCACAAGCGCtgctatatttttatcatggCAAGTGATAACagaatataaagaagattCGGATAACAATTCATATGAAATTGCAGCTACATTATCGTGGGAGCAATACCAAAATCATTGTCATCAACCTGCGTGGGAAGATATATCATCAAAGGCGCAAGTACAAATTGAATGTGCTCATTTAGAAGGCATTCCAATCTCATGGGAAGGTTATGTAACAAATGTTCggttaaaatcaattaaaaacaatattggTACAATATTACGTATGCTACCTGACAGTATTAGAACTACATTCAGCTGTACATATGGTGAAccgtataaagaaaattgtgaTTCGTACGATGAAATACGTAGGAAAAATTGTGAACACTTtgtaaatattcaaaagaaaaggCATAAGTGTCATTTTCCTGAATGGGATCAAtatgaatttgaaatttttgtcAAAATGAAAAGTGGTATATGGAGAAGCAATGCAGAAATTGTGCTCATTGCAGATCACTCATTTACCAATTttagtttaaatatatatccacGTGATAAAATTTGGTTTTCTGGCACACTATCAAACACAGGTTTAGAAAAGGAATCTTTACTTGGTGGTGGGAAACCGCATATTGAATTAGATGAGATTAGTTGTTTAGCCTGTCATTCTGCTGACCTCAAGTCTTTTAAACGACACAAATATCACATAACATTAAGTTCGATAGTGAATAATTTCTGGCTTGGTATAAAGACTGTTCTTAATTTTCTACTAAATCCTATTGTTTTATTCAAGTAA
- the LOC124955662 gene encoding wolframin isoform X3 — MDGIRGSLRRLRSQMAEDGCPESQVVLAKQLLDERCDLEVDKEENAKLGVYWLTKASEQGNLEATEILKQCLATGRGITEHNYYDVKNCLDMTQDEKLAKKAAREMFTSLSNGEDFITTEQLQRCMRDVISPSSSRFSNCQSPKSPSNTSDEKLNDALSNKFTRNGLPEDNTSIKEESKIHNVTYDWMGHQSEKITEAALVSAATSYAHGMLPMVSRSLCMVDSPEMELAAIPLLQRPFIYPLASLKCFYIWLIEIIGHKSRPIIKVLFTSNIHILLLLLLYSLFGTESLILFIPMALYYLSFIVMVISTFQMLHRKRKLNNFRVWSRLFLSYSGGNLNPEEAEYQFCCNNLKPYGHFFLALLLNLIIYPVITHQWTPQSEFTIISVTLTLVTLLNFMWNNSSNFPDLLALFSFGVHVLAKYPYETDIVVAQGWRFLDIRVPTFASYVVGNGIEFCLNFRVVFYLLIPAVFCKMAARENWRGTYKTLIPHCVTLSWWQIAIFSSQSATWYGLIRGALALVGMVLFLPIAGLASIILPIIAAAKYLSESDLAMRIIVTAILGGLPFIASWYIRRLRTPRFNWIITVVQLVLGTSAAIFLSWQVITEYKEDSDNNSYEIAATLSWEQYQNHCHQPAWEDISSKAQVQIECAHLEGIPISWEGYVTNVRLKSIKNNIGTILRMLPDSIRTTFSCTYGEPYKENCDSYDEIRRKNCEHFVNIQKKRHKCHFPEWDQYEFEIFVKMKSGIWRSNAEIVLIADHSFTNFSLNIYPRDKIWFSGTLSNTGLEKESLLGGGKPHIELDEISCLACHSADLKSFKRHKYHITLSSIVNNFWLGIKTVLNFLLNPIVLFK; from the exons ATgg ATGGAATACGTGGTTCTCTTAGACGATTACGATCTCAAATGGCCGAGGATGGATGCCCAGAATCTCAAGTAGTTTTAGCCAAACAACTTTTAGACGAAAGATGTG atttgGAAgttgataaagaagaaaatgcaaaATTGGGTGTTTATTGGTTGACTAAAGCCTCGGAGCAAGGAAATTTGGAAGCAACGGAAATTCTTAAACAATGTTTAGCTACAGGTCGTGGAATCACGGAACATAATTACTATGATGTCAAAAATTGTTTGGATATGACACAAGATGAAAAATTAGCTAAAAAAGCTGCAAGGGAAATGTTTACTAG TTTATCAAATGGTGAGGATTTTATTACAACGGAACAACTACAAAGATGTATGAGGGATGTAATATCTCCATCTAGTAGTAGATTCAGTAATTGTCAGTCACCTAAGTCACCATCTAATACTTCAGATGAGAAACTAAATGATGCTTTAAGTAATAAGTTTACTAGAAATGGGCTTCCTGAAGATAATACATCtataaaagaggaaagtaaAATACACAATGTAACTTATG ACTGGATGGGTCAtcaaagtgaaaaaataaCTGAAGCAGCTTTAGTATCAGCAGCTACAAGCTATGCTCATGGAATGCTCCCGATGGTTTCTCGTTCATTGTGTATGGTAGATTCACCTGAAATGGAATTAGCTGCTATTCCTCTTTTACAAAGACCATTCATTTATCCGTTAGCATCCTTAAAGTGTTTCTATATTTggttaatagaaataataggcCATAAAAGTAGACCGATTATAAAAGTTCTTTTCACatcaaacatacatatacttcTATTACTTTTGTTGTATTCTTTGTTTGGAACAGAAAGTTTAATACTTTTCATTCCAATGGCGCTCTATTATCTGTCTTTTATTGTAATGGTTATTTCTACCTTCCAGATGTTACACAGAAAGcgtaaattgaataatttccgTGTATGGTCACGCTTATTCCTCAGTTATTCAGGTGGTAATCTAAATCCTGAGGAGGCAGAGTATCAATTTTGTTGCAATAACTTAAAGCCCTATGgtcatttctttcttgctttatTGCTCAATCTAATAATTTATCCTGTGATAACTCATCAGTGGACACCACAATCTGAATTCACTATTATTTCTGTTACATTAACATTAGTGACATTACTCAATTTTATGTGGAATAATTCATCGAATTTTCCTGATCTTTTAGCTCTCTTTAGTTTTGGCGTGCATGTACTTGCAAAATATCCTTATGAAACAGATATTGTTGTTGCGCAAGGTTGGAGATTCCTCGATATAAGAGTACCTACATTTGCTTCCTATGTTGTTGGTAATGGCATTGAATTCTGTCTCAATTTTCGTGTTGTTTTCTATTTGTTGATACCAGCAGTTTTCTGTAAAATGGCTGCTAGAGAAAATTGGCGTGGCACATATAAAACTTTAATTCCTCATTGTGTCACCCTAAGCTGGTGGCAAATAGCAATATTTAGTTCACAAAGTGCGACATGGTATGGTTTAATTAGGGGTGCTCTTGCATTAGTCGGTATGGTACTTTTTCTGCCAATTGCTGGTTTAGCTTCCATTATTTTGCCAATTATAGCAGCTGCAAAGTATTTATCAGAAAGTGATTTGGCAATGAGAATAATTGTGACTGCCATACTTGGAGGATTACCATTCATTGCTTCTTGGTACATAAGGAGATTAAGAACTCCAAGATTTAATTGGATCATTACCGTTGTGCAg CTCGTTTTAGGCACAAGCGCtgctatatttttatcatggCAAGTGATAACagaatataaagaagattCGGATAACAATTCATATGAAATTGCAGCTACATTATCGTGGGAGCAATACCAAAATCATTGTCATCAACCTGCGTGGGAAGATATATCATCAAAGGCGCAAGTACAAATTGAATGTGCTCATTTAGAAGGCATTCCAATCTCATGGGAAGGTTATGTAACAAATGTTCggttaaaatcaattaaaaacaatattggTACAATATTACGTATGCTACCTGACAGTATTAGAACTACATTCAGCTGTACATATGGTGAAccgtataaagaaaattgtgaTTCGTACGATGAAATACGTAGGAAAAATTGTGAACACTTtgtaaatattcaaaagaaaaggCATAAGTGTCATTTTCCTGAATGGGATCAAtatgaatttgaaatttttgtcAAAATGAAAAGTGGTATATGGAGAAGCAATGCAGAAATTGTGCTCATTGCAGATCACTCATTTACCAATTttagtttaaatatatatccacGTGATAAAATTTGGTTTTCTGGCACACTATCAAACACAGGTTTAGAAAAGGAATCTTTACTTGGTGGTGGGAAACCGCATATTGAATTAGATGAGATTAGTTGTTTAGCCTGTCATTCTGCTGACCTCAAGTCTTTTAAACGACACAAATATCACATAACATTAAGTTCGATAGTGAATAATTTCTGGCTTGGTATAAAGACTGTTCTTAATTTTCTACTAAATCCTATTGTTTTATTCAAGTAA
- the LOC124955662 gene encoding wolframin isoform X4 — protein MRDVISPSSSRFSNCQSPKSPSNTSDEKLNDALSNKFTRNGLPEDNTSIKEESKIHNVTYDWMGHQSEKITEAALVSAATSYAHGMLPMVSRSLCMVDSPEMELAAIPLLQRPFIYPLASLKCFYIWLIEIIGHKSRPIIKVLFTSNIHILLLLLLYSLFGTESLILFIPMALYYLSFIVMVISTFQMLHRKRKLNNFRVWSRLFLSYSGGNLNPEEAEYQFCCNNLKPYGHFFLALLLNLIIYPVITHQWTPQSEFTIISVTLTLVTLLNFMWNNSSNFPDLLALFSFGVHVLAKYPYETDIVVAQGWRFLDIRVPTFASYVVGNGIEFCLNFRVVFYLLIPAVFCKMAARENWRGTYKTLIPHCVTLSWWQIAIFSSQSATWYGLIRGALALVGMVLFLPIAGLASIILPIIAAAKYLSESDLAMRIIVTAILGGLPFIASWYIRRLRTPRFNWIITVVQLVLGTSAAIFLSWQVITEYKEDSDNNSYEIAATLSWEQYQNHCHQPAWEDISSKAQVQIECAHLEGIPISWEGYVTNVRLKSIKNNIGTILRMLPDSIRTTFSCTYGEPYKENCDSYDEIRRKNCEHFVNIQKKRHKCHFPEWDQYEFEIFVKMKSGIWRSNAEIVLIADHSFTNFSLNIYPRDKIWFSGTLSNTGLEKESLLGGGKPHIELDEISCLACHSADLKSFKRHKYHITLSSIVNNFWLGIKTVLNFLLNPIVLFK, from the exons ATGAGGGATGTAATATCTCCATCTAGTAGTAGATTCAGTAATTGTCAGTCACCTAAGTCACCATCTAATACTTCAGATGAGAAACTAAATGATGCTTTAAGTAATAAGTTTACTAGAAATGGGCTTCCTGAAGATAATACATCtataaaagaggaaagtaaAATACACAATGTAACTTATG ACTGGATGGGTCAtcaaagtgaaaaaataaCTGAAGCAGCTTTAGTATCAGCAGCTACAAGCTATGCTCATGGAATGCTCCCGATGGTTTCTCGTTCATTGTGTATGGTAGATTCACCTGAAATGGAATTAGCTGCTATTCCTCTTTTACAAAGACCATTCATTTATCCGTTAGCATCCTTAAAGTGTTTCTATATTTggttaatagaaataataggcCATAAAAGTAGACCGATTATAAAAGTTCTTTTCACatcaaacatacatatacttcTATTACTTTTGTTGTATTCTTTGTTTGGAACAGAAAGTTTAATACTTTTCATTCCAATGGCGCTCTATTATCTGTCTTTTATTGTAATGGTTATTTCTACCTTCCAGATGTTACACAGAAAGcgtaaattgaataatttccgTGTATGGTCACGCTTATTCCTCAGTTATTCAGGTGGTAATCTAAATCCTGAGGAGGCAGAGTATCAATTTTGTTGCAATAACTTAAAGCCCTATGgtcatttctttcttgctttatTGCTCAATCTAATAATTTATCCTGTGATAACTCATCAGTGGACACCACAATCTGAATTCACTATTATTTCTGTTACATTAACATTAGTGACATTACTCAATTTTATGTGGAATAATTCATCGAATTTTCCTGATCTTTTAGCTCTCTTTAGTTTTGGCGTGCATGTACTTGCAAAATATCCTTATGAAACAGATATTGTTGTTGCGCAAGGTTGGAGATTCCTCGATATAAGAGTACCTACATTTGCTTCCTATGTTGTTGGTAATGGCATTGAATTCTGTCTCAATTTTCGTGTTGTTTTCTATTTGTTGATACCAGCAGTTTTCTGTAAAATGGCTGCTAGAGAAAATTGGCGTGGCACATATAAAACTTTAATTCCTCATTGTGTCACCCTAAGCTGGTGGCAAATAGCAATATTTAGTTCACAAAGTGCGACATGGTATGGTTTAATTAGGGGTGCTCTTGCATTAGTCGGTATGGTACTTTTTCTGCCAATTGCTGGTTTAGCTTCCATTATTTTGCCAATTATAGCAGCTGCAAAGTATTTATCAGAAAGTGATTTGGCAATGAGAATAATTGTGACTGCCATACTTGGAGGATTACCATTCATTGCTTCTTGGTACATAAGGAGATTAAGAACTCCAAGATTTAATTGGATCATTACCGTTGTGCAg CTCGTTTTAGGCACAAGCGCtgctatatttttatcatggCAAGTGATAACagaatataaagaagattCGGATAACAATTCATATGAAATTGCAGCTACATTATCGTGGGAGCAATACCAAAATCATTGTCATCAACCTGCGTGGGAAGATATATCATCAAAGGCGCAAGTACAAATTGAATGTGCTCATTTAGAAGGCATTCCAATCTCATGGGAAGGTTATGTAACAAATGTTCggttaaaatcaattaaaaacaatattggTACAATATTACGTATGCTACCTGACAGTATTAGAACTACATTCAGCTGTACATATGGTGAAccgtataaagaaaattgtgaTTCGTACGATGAAATACGTAGGAAAAATTGTGAACACTTtgtaaatattcaaaagaaaaggCATAAGTGTCATTTTCCTGAATGGGATCAAtatgaatttgaaatttttgtcAAAATGAAAAGTGGTATATGGAGAAGCAATGCAGAAATTGTGCTCATTGCAGATCACTCATTTACCAATTttagtttaaatatatatccacGTGATAAAATTTGGTTTTCTGGCACACTATCAAACACAGGTTTAGAAAAGGAATCTTTACTTGGTGGTGGGAAACCGCATATTGAATTAGATGAGATTAGTTGTTTAGCCTGTCATTCTGCTGACCTCAAGTCTTTTAAACGACACAAATATCACATAACATTAAGTTCGATAGTGAATAATTTCTGGCTTGGTATAAAGACTGTTCTTAATTTTCTACTAAATCCTATTGTTTTATTCAAGTAA